Sequence from the Miscanthus floridulus cultivar M001 chromosome 16, ASM1932011v1, whole genome shotgun sequence genome:
tgctgacaggtgggtccaaggGGGGAGAGGAAGACAACTCATCCAAATTGCATCTGCTGAATAAGTGACTGGCCAAACGATTTGTAAGGTCATCAGACAGAGGGATCACTGATTTTGGAAAATTTGATTTAGGGAGAGGGTTTTGACCTAGTGGCCTTCACCTTCAATTAAGGGGTTGACCTAAGTCCTTGGGACGATATATTAGAGAATCTTTGTCAAATCAACTAAGGAGTTGACTAGGGTTGACCCTAGTTGACTTGGGATAATTAGAGAGCCGATAAGATTGGATAGCGAATTTGAAGTTCCTACCCTAGTAGAGAACTACATTGCGATAAGATTGGATAGCGAATTTGAAGTTCCTACCCTAGTAGAGAACTACATTGGTCCTTCATGAATGTAGGAAGGTCAAGAGACAGTTCTTCGGCAAGGAAGGCCTGTGCGTCATCAAGCAACTTGAGATAGTTGGTTAAGGGGGTTTGAGTCAAGGTTTAGGGAGTCTTAGAAAAATAAGTTGGGAAAAGAATAAAATAACCAATAGACGCGATTCATATTTTTTAAGGTTCGTGAACCGATGGGTTAAGAAAGTTTCCGCACGGTCTCTATGACACTAAAATTAaagttgggccttgtttagattgtaagttttttcactctctctccatcacatcaaatctttggacacatgcattgagtattaaatgtagataaaaaaataactaattacacagtttgattgtaaattacgagacgaatcttttgagcctagttaggtcatgattggacaataattgtcaaatacaaacgaaagtgctatagtgccaaatactgattcctaacctcaatctaaaccaggcctttcTAAAACAGCTAAATTGATGTTTGGTTCACCTCCGACAATGTTAAAACAAATGGAACAGATACCGAGAGACAACGGGAGGAGAATCAACTATTGTGTTCTTTGTTTGGTTGGCCATCGCACGTTACTAGATGCGAGTGCAATCAGCTATCATCGACGATCCCGATTCCAGCGAGATTAGTCAGCTCACAGAAGGCTTCGATCTATTTTCCTGGTATCCGTTTGCATCGTGCATCAAACAAATAAAAAGTAACGCAATCTGATAACACCGTgacgagatcacaccaaaaaaaaaaaaatcaaccaaCCAAACAGCTCCTTAGAGATGTTAGCTGTGTTGCTGAGAATACTTTTGCAGAGAACCAGGGTCGGCTCGAATTGCAAATGAAATGAGCGAAATAGGCTCAAGTGGTTCAAAACTCGATTCGAGTTTCGCTCGGGACAACTCCACAAGCTCGCTCTTGCGTGCTCAACCCGCCGACAACTGGGATCACTAAGGCTAGGCATTTGGGTTACCCAAAATTTCgggttgggtaattcgggtagTTGGAAATTCAGGTATTAAAAATTGCTACCTGAATTTTGCTCCGAAAAAATATTACTCGAAATTTCAAGTACCCGATAATTCAGGTTTGGGTTCGGGttttacccgatatacccaaaatTGACAAAACCAACCATTTTGGAAGAATTCAAGTACCATTTTAAAGCAATAAACAATAGTCCTTTAAATCACATCATGTCTTCATATCAATTACCAACAAATCAATTATCAAGTTAGCATAAATCTACATTAATTCATACCAAATAATATATTTATATGGCATTGAACTACCTCATGTCTTCATATTAGGAATAGAAGAACAAATATTTGAGACATTTCGAGTAATTCGGGTAGTTCGGGTATCGGGAAACATTATCCGAATtatccaaactaatttcgggtttTTATAATCACTATCCGAAATTATGcagcctattcgtttggctgtgacttgtcgtaaacgatcgtaaatttccggccgaaacattatttttctctcacacaaaccagccagcagtatttcttcacaaaccagcaacgatacgaaccagccaaccgaacaggctgatgaatTCGGGTTCGGGTACTTCGGGTCTGGGTTCGCATAATTTGGGTTCGAAAATTAGGTATTGGATATTTTGCCGACCCTTAAGGATCACTTCTTCTACATGGGAGAAACAGGTCGGAACTCTTTGAAATTTGAACGTGCGACAGACCCATCCGTATCCGAACTCAAAATCGGCATCTACCACTACGAAAGGCATTTCCCCAACCCAACTACGAATTCCGAAATCGGCCAACCAACCAAACCGCCGTGTGCCCGTGTGGAATCAATCGATCACACGCGCCCCGCCCCATTCGGCCATTCCCAGCCTTCCAGagcccggcgccgccgccggccgctgcTCCGCCGACGCGGGGGATGCCACCGGCGGTAGCGCCCGCCTCGCCGCGCCAAAACCCTAGCGGCTCCgagctccccgccgccgccgccgccgcggcttcCATGGCGAACCCGGGCCTAGGGCTTGGCCTCGCGCCACCGGGCGCCGGGCCCTCCGCCGGAGCGACGCCGTCTTCACGCCGCGCGCCGCGCTTGGCCAAGCGGCGCCACGCGCCCGCCTCCTCCCAATCCCGCGCGCCGCAGGCCTCAGCCGGAACATGGAACCCgtttggtggcggcggcggcggtacgGATGGACAGACCGGAGGCTTTGTGTTTGGTGCTGCTTCGGCAGTGAGACAGCAGCCTTCGGAGCCAGCAGTGGCGGTAGCTTCACCCACTGAGGCGCCCTTCGTGTTTGGGAGCGTGAGGGAGAGCCTGCCTCGGTTTGACGAGGGATTGTCTGCTTCATCAAAGCTCCCTGATAAGATGGAGAAGCTGAACCtgtggacgtcgggtgaggctggCAATGGTCTTGGTCAGGGAAGGGATCGAAAGGATGGAAGTTCGGCATTTGGTGTTGATATATCTGGTTTGTTTTCTAATAACAAGGAAACTAATTTGCTCCAGGAGAAGCTTACACAATTGAATTTAGGCCACAGAGAACCCTTGCAAAGTGAGAAGAGGGATAGTGCTAATGGTGTGCCACAAGCATTTGTGTTTGGAGGTAATGGAGCTGGGAGTTTTGCTGACTGTAAGAACACAGCTGCCCCTGTTGCACATTCAGATGATCCTAGTTCAGTTCATGGCACTGATGCAAAAGCTGTGGCTGGGAAGTCGATGCAGTTCAATATAGGCAGTCAAGCACCTTCCAGGGGTGGGGGGATCGATCGTACTAATGGAGCAACAGAAGCTTTCATGTTTCGAAGTACCGCAGTAAGTGGTCATGTGGGTAATATAAACAATGTCGACTCTGGTGCCAATACCAGTTCGTCCACTGTTGCTAaaggtgtggatgatgtagatgtGCTTCCGGAAAAGATAACACGGTTGAGTATAGGAAGTGACATGCCCTTGAATGAGATGAAAAGTGGTTATCAACCCAAAGTGTTTACATTTGGAAGTGGAGGAGTCCCAGGCGCTGTTTTTGGGAAGGAAACCGGCAGCACATCAGATAGGAGCAGTGAATTCTTCTCTGCAAATAGCAATACTTCTAGTTCAAGCAGTGATTTTTTCTCTACAGCAAATAGCAACACTTCTAATTCAGCTAATGGCACTTACTGTTTGCCTCCAGAGAAGATATCAGATTTGAATGCAGGAGACGGAGTCATGTCACAGAGCTTGGAAAGTGATAATTCTAAATGTCCACCGCAGACCTTTTTATTTGAAAGAAATGAAACCCGAAGCTCTGTTTCGCACTCTGCAAGCATAGCCATGGATGACGGTGGCAATTTTGTCAATGATGATAATACTGATACCTGTAGTTCAGCTCGTGGTACAGTGGAGTGTGCAGGTgctctcccagagaagatgacaaAGTTAAATATAGGATGCGGAGTTCCATATCATAGCAGGAAAGATGAAACTGCTACTAAACCACCAGAAGTATTTGTATTTGGATGTAATGTTTCTAGCTTTTCTTCTGCCCAGACTGCAAGTAAATCGAATGATCCCACAACTCCTGAATTTTGTTTTCAAAGCAAAGCAGAGGCAACTTCAGGATATGGGGCTGTTCCCCAAACCAAAGTTCAGGAGTCATACCCATTTACAAATTTGAATAATTCATGTAGTTCCTCTACTTTTGAGAATGCAGTTCCTGCTTTCAGTTTTGGGACAATGAATGCAGAAACAGAAACTGCTCCAGATGATCATTTTTCTGTCAAACAGGATTTGCCTGGGTATTCCAGAGAGACCTTATTTGGTTTAGACAGTATAAAATCTGCATACAAGGACAAAAGGGAAGCACATAAAGGCAAAATGAAAAATAAAAGGCCAACTAGGCTAAAGCAACATGCTCAGCTCCATCAGGTTGTTTCTAAGGAAGCCTGTACCAATGGAGAAGCATCAGATTTAGCAGGCGACTATTCACCAATGGATTGTTCGCCGTATCCTGCAGAAGCTGAACATGTGTCAACAGAGGCATATGAGCCTGTTCACATAGGTGATAGTGTTATCTCGAACTTGAACACCAGTTGTGCTGAAGATGATGTAGTTTCTGCAACTGAGCACTTGGTTATTGATGCAGACCTACTCATGTTTGGAGATCAAGGTAGAGGACCGAAACTAGATGCATCTGCGAGCAATTTTGGTAGCAGCTTTTCTAGTTTTGAAGGAGATCGAAGTAATGCATCACAACATTCTTTCACTAATATTGGGCAATACTGTAATGAGAATACCTACAGAACTCCCCATGATTTTGTTGAGGCTGCTGCTTTTCAATCAAGCTCATCAAATTTCAGTGGGCTGAACTTTAGATTTGGTGTGTCATCCTCTCCACAAATCTCTGCAGCAGCACAAAGGCATAACACAAGAAGGAAGTTAAGAAGAAAGGGCAGTCTGGCATCGAAACCTTCTACTATCGGCTCTTTTGAACAGCCAAAATCTTCACAAGATACTAAGGGCATGCGGTTTTTCGGTGAAACAAGTAAAAATGAAGACTCAGTGAAAAAGCAATCATCAAGAGATTCTTCTACTTCTGCGGCCTTGGAGACTTGTGAAACCTGGCGTACTAGGTTTGTGTGAACACTGTTAATGCTATCTTAATATCTCAATTTTCATGACTTGTATATAAGTTTGTATTAACTCATGTGATTAGTGATTACACACAATTTCCTATAACATAGCCTGTTGTTTCATTTGTTCCAGTGGAAATAAAGCCTATGCAAATGGGCACTTTGCTACTGCAGAGGATTATTATACCCGTGGAATAAACTCTGTTACCCACTATGGCGTTTCTGGACATTGTTCCCGTGCATTGATGCTGTGTTACAGCAACCGTGCAGCTACAAGAATGTCACATGGCATGATGCGGGAGGCGCTTCATGATTGTTTGACTGCTACATCAATTGACCCCACCTTTCTTAAAGCTAAAGTTAGAGCTGCCAAGTAAGACTTTTTTATCCTCAATTCAACCTTTTCTTTTATTTGTTAAATATGTATTAGTATTCTTTTAAACATGTAAGTATGGTGAGTTCAGTGACTGCAAGCATAGTACGTCTAAGAACATTCTGTTATGTTCCCACTGGTGGAATGTGCTGCTTTTATATGTAACACGCCATGATAGCTTATCAATGTTTTCAACCATATGCTTAGTTGCGAAATCGTAGGTACATGTTTCATTTGATATTTCAGCttgaatataaccatgttatatTTGAAATGGACAGAAATGTATTCTACTGGGAATATGTTTACTTCACTTGTGTTATATTTGAGGACTTGGCAGAGATTATTGACTCTGCAGCTTCAGTTGCacatatttttctctttctttattGTTTTATTGCATCCTTAAATGTCTATTAGGTTGATTTTTTTTATCGTCTTTAATTGCAGTTGCCAGCTTGCATTGGGCGATCTTGAAGATGCATCAACGAGTTACATGTCCTGTTTGAACAGTAACACTGGGAGCTCTGACCCTAAAATATTCGCTGAGGCTTCTGATGGTTTGGAAAGAGTCAAGGtatttttgtcttttttttttgctaggGCTGACCTTAAATGCACCTGTTCACTATATCTAACTTTTACATTCCATATTTTGTACATATTTAAATTGATATTTCTATGTTCTAAAATTTATAAATTATAGTATGTATGTATCTGTTCCTGGATATAAACACATACCTATTTATTTAGTTCCCAAGATTATTCACTATTTTTGAAAAATACTAATGCTCCACAGAACCACATGTGTAAGCTTTTGCTTTCCTTGGTGTATAAGGACTGGTTAGCAGAACACTTGGTGCTATCTGAAGAAGATGGTCGAGATTAGCTCGGAACTATAATTTGGCACAATCAAGCATGGAAAACTCTGAATTAGGTTATGAAAAGAATGACTAAAAACTTAAACTGGTCTGCTCAATCGATGTGTACTCTTTATTAGTAATGATGCAAGGAGACCTAGTTTATCTTTGTCTTTAACACCTTCAGGTACTATTGTGATGTAGGTTAATTATTCCTCAATTGGTTATTGACTATCTATTGATTCGCAATATGACATTTTGATTTGCCAAAAGTGATGATATCCCTTTGCATCTTATCATCAGAATTCAGGATGCAACTTTGACGGAAGTACTGATCTGTTTGGGTGAAATACATGTATTGATTTGATTCTTTCATGGCACTTTATATACCCCTCGACATAGAAAGGATCAGTTCTCAGTTGACCAACCTTTTACGTCATAATAATTGATGGCAACACACACTTTTTGCATTGTTAATTCTTGTGTCtttcttgtttgcacacctctattGTAAGCAGCTCAGTTTGATATCTGTTTCCTCATGCC
This genomic interval carries:
- the LOC136511438 gene encoding uncharacterized protein, with amino-acid sequence MPPAVAPASPRQNPSGSELPAAAAAAASMANPGLGLGLAPPGAGPSAGATPSSRRAPRLAKRRHAPASSQSRAPQASAGTWNPFGGGGGGTDGQTGGFVFGAASAVRQQPSEPAVAVASPTEAPFVFGSVRESLPRFDEGLSASSKLPDKMEKLNLWTSGEAGNGLGQGRDRKDGSSAFGVDISGLFSNNKETNLLQEKLTQLNLGHREPLQSEKRDSANGVPQAFVFGGNGAGSFADCKNTAAPVAHSDDPSSVHGTDAKAVAGKSMQFNIGSQAPSRGGGIDRTNGATEAFMFRSTAVSGHVGNINNVDSGANTSSSTVAKGVDDVDVLPEKITRLSIGSDMPLNEMKSGYQPKVFTFGSGGVPGAVFGKETGSTSDRSSEFFSANSNTSSSSSDFFSTANSNTSNSANGTYCLPPEKISDLNAGDGVMSQSLESDNSKCPPQTFLFERNETRSSVSHSASIAMDDGGNFVNDDNTDTCSSARGTVECAGALPEKMTKLNIGCGVPYHSRKDETATKPPEVFVFGCNVSSFSSAQTASKSNDPTTPEFCFQSKAEATSGYGAVPQTKVQESYPFTNLNNSCSSSTFENAVPAFSFGTMNAETETAPDDHFSVKQDLPGYSRETLFGLDSIKSAYKDKREAHKGKMKNKRPTRLKQHAQLHQVVSKEACTNGEASDLAGDYSPMDCSPYPAEAEHVSTEAYEPVHIGDSVISNLNTSCAEDDVVSATEHLVIDADLLMFGDQGRGPKLDASASNFGSSFSSFEGDRSNASQHSFTNIGQYCNENTYRTPHDFVEAAAFQSSSSNFSGLNFRFGVSSSPQISAAAQRHNTRRKLRRKGSLASKPSTIGSFEQPKSSQDTKGMRFFGETSKNEDSVKKQSSRDSSTSAALETCETWRTSGNKAYANGHFATAEDYYTRGINSVTHYGVSGHCSRALMLCYSNRAATRMSHGMMREALHDCLTATSIDPTFLKAKVRAANCQLALGDLEDASTSYMSCLNSNTGSSDPKIFAEASDGLERVKRVTDWVSQCKELLEKRTSPEATKALELISNALHICPHSDSLKEMKAEALLMLRRYEEVIQLCQESVNPTERNSVLFKDNGEPKNSRVSEQTQFSGRYWQPYLICKSYFLSGKLDEALELLKKHEQVTPVKESDVSTYQEKFSSLSATIRELLSLKAAGNESFQAGRYSDAVKQYSAALACNSESRPFSAVCFCNRAAAYQALGQVTDAIADCSLAMVLDTNYPKAISRRATLYEMIRDYDQAANDVRKLISLLEKKVHVSGISPKAFNKHKDLKQAHARLSSIEDEAKNDTPLNLYLILGVEASCSSEDIKKAYRKAALRHHPDKAAQLLVRNENAEDGFWRDIVKEVYADADHLFKTIGEAYNVLSDPGKRQEYNFEEDLRNARRRVSSSRSMHRSPEQNYSNRRFNPRQWQSSRASCSRWYSNSDDYYW